The DNA sequence TGGATGCGAAAACGGTTGTTGCGCAGTGTCATTCGTCATGGCACGCAGGGGCGGGTTTGACGGCGACGATGCCGACGGCGGTCAGGTGGCTGCGGTGCTCGCCGCCGGTGTGCCGCAGGTAGAAGACCCGGTGGCGGGCCGCGCCGCGCAGAACGAGGTGCCCGGCGATGCGCAGGGCTCCGAGGAATCCCACGTCGGCGTGGACGCGCACCGGCTGCGCGAGCGCCGTGGGCGCGCGGTCGACGTCGGCCACGCGGAAGCCCGCTGCGGTGAGCAGTTCAGTCCACTCCGCCACGGTCAGCGGGCGCAGGTTCACCTTCTGCGCCCGGGCCAGGTCGCGTCGGATGGCGTCCCTGGTGTCGGGGGCAAGGGTGTCAGGGGTGAGGCCGAGTTCGTGGACGGCGCAGCGGCCGCCGGGACGCAGGATACGCAAGGCCTCGGCGAGGATCGCCTTCTTGGCCTCTTCGCCCCGCATGGTCAGCACCGCCTCGCCGACCACGACGTCGACGGTGCCGTCGGGCAGGCCGGTCGAGGCGGGGTCGTCGTCGACGCCGAGGTAGGACTTCGGGCCGAGCGCGACGATGTCGCGTGACGTGCGGGCCGATGCCCGAGCGAGGTGCACCACGTCCGCCCCGGTGATCCCCGCCGCCGCCAGCATTCGGCTCGTCAACTCGGGCCCGCCGGGGCACAGGACGGGGTCGGCGGCGTCGGAGCGCTGCGGCACCGGAAGCGAACCGTCGTCCGTCATCGGTGGACCGCCTTCTTCTCGTGCACCGACCCCGCGGCGGCGCTCAGTTGAGCCAGCACT is a window from the Mycolicibacterium litorale genome containing:
- a CDS encoding class I SAM-dependent methyltransferase, whose product is MTDDGSLPVPQRSDAADPVLCPGGPELTSRMLAAAGITGADVVHLARASARTSRDIVALGPKSYLGVDDDPASTGLPDGTVDVVVGEAVLTMRGEEAKKAILAEALRILRPGGRCAVHELGLTPDTLAPDTRDAIRRDLARAQKVNLRPLTVAEWTELLTAAGFRVADVDRAPTALAQPVRVHADVGFLGALRIAGHLVLRGAARHRVFYLRHTGGEHRSHLTAVGIVAVKPAPACHDE